The following coding sequences are from one Clarias gariepinus isolate MV-2021 ecotype Netherlands chromosome 19, CGAR_prim_01v2, whole genome shotgun sequence window:
- the cdk5rap2 gene encoding CDK5 regulatory subunit-associated protein 2 isoform X3: protein MDSVVGEDQTLPFDINGSCSISRLPDSLNSAELSMDMTAPMFPGQKMSPTKAMTMKDYENQITALKKENFNLKLRIYFLEERVQQKCDDSTEEIYKTNIELKVEVESMKRDLAEKQELLVSASKALESLANRDSGEGLRVRAQREMDALREAFSARIRDLEESLRCAEEEAEKMASIAEQQKLKSLGLEKELEAFTQSRPLHDAGSAPGQDHKLQQTLQEKDRVIERLQESIKNQDTLIGELRKNDQDKPVAEQMIQLNTLIGQKNAEVQALKEELDREREKADEEIKVCAVKQDELNLLQQKTRQLSEELNSTKSSSQTLKHKLEEIDRENKTLSGQLEERENELAAEKKNALKRDKTIQGLSILLKEKERQVDELYRNLEEKDQALTKAREALHKAQLQKYQGGEEQQAMMQSQHAELSRLQAECHSSLLELQRLQRALSSKDAQLELLQQDKLQLENELELLQQYKRKGDKTINDLQNQLKKLSGELAERENLLENQRQSQQELTQTTEHKLQSTIQHLTTNLTKKEQQLQDYMRMVQDLEQDRASAGSDVMLAKLREKLREKEKALEKALEDKFVAVEEKENEIHLLQLSMREKERDSERLKNLLAHNQETVNSFDELLKEKDMELQQLLNSLKNLQRSKQESEENLQRALREKDSIIQQLQHALQLKTKDMEDMASTVLSHSESQGRDVAEQMGQRLKVTEAMLAEAVKHRERLVCENQTAVENLLATISSKDQLLKESAERHARALAERSGELQDLRRQLAETQLQLSNAQNLSAALNEKDLLINKLLDHAQDRDPSLTEIKVVDAPQVVELRHTISVLQQRLEEKEAELSQQYSEDNLETSLTVSKKPAVILKKELAQKTDALNSALKRENKLKMSLAEIQSTVSELEGQLEGQTANLQSLKSTISTKDEIITELQQRLAQMGLRQSATAVDQQSPLYGEELNFRSLPQRESTIIGGDRQQQQDVSLGDLCSEQAELNHILREEHQIYTKLVQTVKEQDSAQRLHALQLELAAVALLRQQLEDGVGNNNELREQLRQEIQRVNQREGADPAELENMRDALEEAQRWNASLQARLGQIQSRGGGVGQANDKDDSLSLIGEQTSYMSICIGEGQEEDLQHLSVEQLRLKVSELQAVNAELQKRLALAESDDTGDARRESQGHHDLNGFSPPSKQQQELTRPLAVNANEGPTSPGVKETADESFKAQRRMASSPLPKKDNGNSSFAQIPKGETEQAELASLLEDCGAESVPQLRKQINKLRSEMSKLGVLLKEENPGEFRESTESSGDNDKHDNLHQTVKVLRSEARRHRKVVRLLKAQLQHNTKANTDSEPGVDTKLLDSMAEKMERLREEYEITQRHAASLEDRIKEMQNGERNEGREREEEKERKKKGRPDQSRKSNKNLKHAAYTKSRLPVAVRPTKQRDRNERETEESTEHFSTTDSEQPSVRSRALSDAVLQSSPGSSLDALSDSDSRRNTQPEQAEQNCNARQHSKTVSDFPQSELLSQLELLNQECQEKESLISQLQFQMRNWEGLQAELQEKERINGQYLEALHAAESTIAYLTACNLDSESGLGQTGLGSDPSLQQQCTELEKDVQEKDQINAQLLECLNMVEAAIASLISADMPVSHFSGQNDPQALCDRLEGLLSQIKVLQEQKNTSTGTLKELHFPDGSSVPDLQRQAETLQESLLEQCRLNAELQEKLRTAEETITKLSAQHTGATKGQELICSHKCASPQQETVHEYEEGQHRLAACLAECIAAAEQAVGSLADYGSRSDQVPHTPEISTNTDLEQNFDRLQRALLERDKFGHPGSADMSHSTIVGPLQHQPVQHVLQSSGAAQQKTSTPISQGQQKKGQENISESWDPDHSGSPNLNLHKNLTLLVQIFKHYAQKVRELEEALKVEQGRGLKGGDGQNPEDVAQLRSLQRALKEKQKMCQKLEEKLATAQSIIALQGSSKRDKNSERRKAPHGERDDKGIQVDAQDLGYETSGRSETEVEREEGSSTDVDGVVGLDPALSGFTSADNLDTTASSPSYPSSPDLSSPRPHDPKSGPKSAHIDELLQLRAQVESQHKVIAHLRRLLPKKYPTSKVLSVTSGTASCEEEEERAATKAQISHLPTELEREHTINRSNCNSPSKMESLVQSQARELCELREQIRVSRTLGVQQRRQLLELREALEDLMQPNDRQSTPYATLQKHLDRSLCLFDKLDQAEKDDRVEKDEPLSRELAQRLTTELQEKEKLIQQLKDQLHGKVYSMHQELESEMSDRMSNDSTVSVHDSLHEFHTPTSRRATEGMKKSSVKCVPDAEPRPSPVCVEDDLNRSRCDEANLFNLQCDNGRLQEQLRKSEELNATLRSELDLTHSILAHTQSQSPTETKHAHTQSSSLVTHSQSQAPDSQQAQQEAAHASISPDLLMEHLQEVRALRQRLEETIRTNERLREQLERKLQQAERDPADTHIFISGSQDSTKLNSDVRYLWAQNHTLKEQLNQAARDKQKENDCLRETLSRRTAKLELSRKECETLREECAHLQNSLFRLQCEQNLQKQQLADTQQLLQSVQVELQVHEQIRSSIHTHTEERGGSESSEVDLRELLSEVRSLRLQLERSIQTNTALRHKLEQQLVSQPDPPSTININYLLSQADEGVNSEMLRQHSHTDLSSVAYDSGSSEQGGSPTLSRLVPGHRLWADRHGRHVLGLIEDYSALSKQIREAKRITAAMDQQLQDRLVECAGFSGSVSTMQQVLEEAGRLLKLLWRVSLPAGDHTHTQQNEVLRSEITQLKSRLSQQERMLTGAVKRLRSTNQLKEGMERIIIDQLSVTHRVLKKARGNLESKYFNVFGIKDLQMEGNPTECAVTSQQGDNPS from the exons CTGCAGTATATCCAGACTGCCGGATTCTCTGAACAGTGCAGAACTCAGCATGGACAtgacag CTCCCATGTTCCCCGGGCAGAAGATGTCGCCAACCAAAGCCATGACGATGAAGGACTATGAGAAT cAAATTACAGCTTTGAAAAAAGAGAACTTCAACCTCAAGTTGAGGATCTACTTCCTGGAGGAACGCGTGCAGCAAAAATGTGATGATTCTACTGAGGAAATTTACAAAACG AACATTGAGTTAAAGGTGGAGGTGGAATCTATGAAAAGGGACCTTGCAGAGAAACAGGAGCTGCTTGTGTCCGCGTC GAAAGCACTAGAGAGTTTAGCCAACAGAGATTCTGGGGAAGGCCTGAGGGTGCGTGCTCAGAGAGAGATGGATGCACTCCGCGAAGCTTTCAGTGCCAGGATCAGAGACCTGGAGGag TCTCTGCGTTGtgcagaagaagaagcagaGAAGATGGCTTCCATTGCTGAGCAACAGAAGCTTAAAAGTTTAGGTCTGGAAAAAGAACTGGAGGCTTTTACTCAATCCAGACCACTGCATGATGCTGGCTCCGCCCCTGGGCAGGACCACAAACTCCAGCAGACTCTGCAGGAAAAAGATCG TGTAATTGAGCGCCTCCAGGAATCCATCAAGAACCAGGACACTCTGATTGGAGAGCTTCGGAAGAATGACCAGGACAAGCCAGTCGCAGAGCAGATGATCCAGCTCAACACTCTGATTGGCCAAAAGAATGCAGAAGTACAG GCTCTAAAAGAAGAGTTAGATCGTGAGCGAGAAAAAGCAGACGAGGAAATCAAG GTGTGTGCAGTGAAGCAGGATGAGCTGAACCTGCTACAGCAGAAGACCAGACAGCTGAGTGAAGAGCTTAACTCCACCAAGAGCAGCAGtcaaacattaaaacacaagCTGGAGGAGATTGACAGAGAGAACAAG ACCCTTTCTGGACAGCTTGAAGAGAGGGAGAATGAGTTGGCTGCAGAAAAGAAAAACGCTCTAAAACGGGACAAGACCATTCAGGGCCTTAGCATCCTTCTTAAAGAGAAGGAACGACAG gTGGATGAACTGTACAGAAATCTAGAGGAGAAAGATCAGGCCTTAACCAAGGCCAGGGAGGCCCTTCACAAAGCCCAGCTACAGAAATACCAG ggtGGGGAGGAACAACAGGCCATGATGCAGTCCCAGCATGCTGAGCTGTCTCGTCTACAGGCGGAGTGCCATTCGTCCCTGCTGGAGCTTCAGAGGTTGCAGCGTGCACTCAGCAGCAAAGACGCACAACTGGAGCTGCTGCAACAAGACAAACTTCAGCTGGAGAATGAGCTGGAGTTGCTGCAGCAGTACAAAAGAAAAGGGGACAAGACCATTAAT GACCTGCAGAACCAGCTGAAAAAGCTGAGTGGAGAGCTGGCAGAACGCGAGAACCTTCTAGAAAATCAACGGCAATCTCAGCAGGAGCTAACCCAAACGACAGAACATAAACTGCAGAGCACGATACAACACCTGACCACTAACCTCACAAAGAAAGAGCAACAGTTACAg gaCTACATGCGAATGGTGCAGGACCTGGAGCAGGATCGAGCTTCAGCTGGAAGTGATGTAATGCTGGCCAAGCTCAGAGAGAAGCTGAGGGAAAAAGAGAAGGCCCTGGAG AAAGCACTTGAAGATAAGTTTGTGGCCGTGGAAGAAAAGGAGAATGAAATCCATCTGCTTCAGCTGAGcatgagagagaaggaaagagattCTGAGCGCCTGAAGAACCTGCTTGCACACAATCAGGAGACTGTAAAT AGCTTTGATGAATTATTGAAGGAGAAAGACATGGAGTTGCAGCAGCTGCTGAACTCATTGAAAAACTTGCAGCGCTCCAAGCAGGAGAGTGAAGAGAACCTGCAAAGAGctctgagagagaaagattcCATCATCCAGCAGCTCCAACATGCACTGCAGCTTAAAACTAAAGACATGGAG GACATGGCTAGTACAGTTCTTAGTCATTCAGAGTCTCAAGGACGCGATGTGGCAGAGCAGATGGGTCAGAGGTTAAAGGTTACAGAGGCCATGTTGGCCGAGGCAGTGAAGCACAGAGAGAGGCTAGTGTGTGAAAACCAGACCGCTGTGGAAAACCTACTTGCCACCATCAGTAGCAAAGACCAGCTGCTGAAG GAGAGTGCTGAACGACATGCACGGGCTCTTGCTGAGCGATCGGGAGAGTTGCAGGATCTGCGCAGACAGCTCGCAGAAACTCAGCTGCAACTCAGCAATGCTCAGAACCTTAGCGCTGCACTAAATGAGAAGGACCTCCTCATCAAT aAGCTGTTGGATCATGCTCAGGACAGAGATCCCTCTCTAACTGAGATAAAGGTGGTAGATGCTCCTCAGGTGGTTGAGCTCAGACATACCATTAGTGTGCTACAGCAGAGATTGGAAGAGAAAGAGG CTGAGCTGTCTCAGCAGTACAGTGAGGACAACTTGGAGACATCTCTTACAGTCAGTAAGAAACCTGCTGTAATACTGAAGAAAGAGCTTGCCCAGAAAACAGATGCTCTCAACAGTGCTCTGAAGAGAGAAAACAAGCTTAAG ATGTCACTTGCTGAGATTCAGTCCACTGTGTCAGAGCTGGAGGGCCAACTAGAGGGCCAAACGGCCAATCTTCAGTCTCTTAAATCCACTATCAGTACTAAAGACGAAATTATTACG GAGCTACAGCAGCGCTTGGCCCAGATGGGGTTAAGGCAGTCAGCTACAGCCGTCGATCAGCAGTCCCCCCTCTATGGGGAGGAGCTCAACTTCCGCTCTCTTCCCCAGAGAGAAAGTACCATCATTGGAGGAGATAGACAGCAGCAG CAGGACGTGTCGCTGGGTGACCTGTGCTCAGAGCAGGCAGAGCTCAACCACATCCTCAGGGAAGAGCACCAGATCTACACCAAACTTGTTCAAACGGTCAAAGAGCAAGACAG tgCTCAGCGGCTACATGCATTACAGTTGGAACTTGCTGCTGTGGCACTTCTCAGGCAGCAGCTGGAAGATGGCGTCGGTAACAACAACGAGCTCCGAGAGCAGCTGCGGCAAGAAATCCAGAGAGTTAATCAGAGAGAAG GTGCAGACCCTGCAGAGCTTGAGAACATGCGAGATGCTCTGGAAGAAGCTCAGCGTTGGAACGCTTCTCTACAAGCCAGACTTGGCCAGATCCAgagcagaggaggaggagtagGGCAGGCCAACGACAAGG ATGACTCACTGAGTCTGATTGGGGAACAGACATCCTATATGAGTATATGTATAGGGGAGGGGCAAGAAGAAGACCTACAGCATCTATCTGTGGAACAACTCAGACTAAAG GTCTCAGAGCTACAGGCAGTAAATGCAGAGCTGCAGAAACGGTTGGCGCTGGCAGAGAGTGATGATACGGGTGATGCTAGGAGAGAGTCACAGGGCCATCATGACCTAAATGGATTTTCACCCCCCAgcaag CAGCAGCAGGAACTGACCAGACCACTAGCTGTTAATGCTAATGAGGGACCAACCTCCCCCGGTGTAAAG GAGACAGCTGATGAAAGTTTTAAAGCTCAAAGAAGAATGGCAAGTTCTCCCTTGCCGAAGAAAGATAATGGAAACTCCTCATTTGCTCAGATACCCAAGGGTGAGACTGAGCAAGCAGAACTTGCATCTTTACTTGAAGACTGTGGAGCAGAATCTGTTCCCCAACTCCG GAAGCAGATAAATAAACTACGATCAGAAATGTCAAAGCTTGGTGTGCTCTTAAAGGAAGAAAACCCAGGTGAGTTCAGAGAGAGCACAGAAAGTTCTGGAGATAATGACAAGCACGATAACCTGCACCAGACTGTGAAAGTCCTCCGCTCAGAGGCCCGAAGACACCGCAAAGTTGTACGCCTGTTAAAGGCGCAACTACAGCACAATACAAAAGCAAATACAGACAGTGAGCCAGGGGTTGACACAAAACTGCTCGACAGCATGGCTGAAAAGATGGAGCGTCTGCGGGAGGAGTATGAGATCACTCAGAGGCATGCTGCCAGTCTAGAGGACAGGATAAAGGAGATGCAGAACGGAGAAAGAAACGAGGGTAGGGAACGAGAagaggagaaagaaaggaaaaagaaaggcaGACCGGACCAAAGCAGAAAGTCGAACAAAAACCTGAAGCATGCA GCGTACACCAAATCACGGCTACCAGTAGCAGTAAGACCCACAAAGCAAAGGGACAGGAATGAGCGTGAGACAGAGGAAAGTACTGAGCACTTTAGCACAACAGATTCAGAGCAGCCCAGTGTAAGGAGCAGAGCCCTCAGTGATGCAGTCCTTCAAAGTTCTCCAGGCAGCAGCTTAGATGCTCTTTCGGATTCGGATTCCAGACGAAACACACAACCTGAACAGGCTGAACAAAACTGTAACGCCAGGCAACATTCGAAAACAGTGTCTGACTTTCCACAATCAGAACTCCTGTCTCAGTTGGAGTTACTGAACCAGGAGTGTCAGGAGAAGGAAAGTCTCATCTCCCAGCTGCAATTTCAGATGCGGAATTGGGAAGGTCTCCAAGCTGAGCTTCAGGAGAAGGAACGGATCAATGGACAGTACCTGGAAGCCTTGCATGCAGCAGAGTCCACAATTGCTTACCTTACAGCTTGTAACCTGGATTCTGAAAGCGGGCTGGGGCAGACTGGGTTGGGATCTGATCCATCACTGCAGCAGCAATGCACTGAGCTTGAAAAAGATGTGCAGGAGAAAGATCAAATCAACGCTCAGCTGCTAGAATGCTTAAACATGGTCGAGGCTGCAATTGCATCACTGATCTCAGCTGATATGCCTGTAAGCCACTTCTCTGGTCAGAATGACCCACAAGCATTGTGTGACAGGCTTGAGGGCCTGCTCAGCCAGATCAAGGTCCTACAGGAGCAGAAAAATACTTCCACTGGCACTCTCAAGGAATTGCATTTCCCAGATGGAAGTTCAGTACCGGACCTGCAACGCCAAGCTGAGACCCTTCAGGAATCACTGTTGGAGCAGTGCAGGCTGAATGCGGAGTTGCAGGAAAAGCTCAGGACTGCAGAAGAAACCATTACGAAACTGTCTGCTCAACACACCGGTGCTACCAAAGGCCAGGAACTGATTTGCAGCCACAAGTGTGCAAGTCCACAACAGGAGACGGTACATGAATATGAAGAGGGACAGCACAGACTGGCTGCATGTCTGGCTGAGTGTATTGCAGCAGCAGAACAAGCTGTCGGGTCTCTTGCAGATTACGGTTCAAGGTCCGATCAGGTCCCACATACTCCTGAAATCTCGACTAACACCGATCTTGAACAGAACTTTGACAGGCTACAGAGGGCACTTTTGGAAAGAGATAAGTTTGGGCATCCCGGCAGTGCAGATATGAGTCACAGCACTATTGTGGGTCCACTCCAACACCAACCAGTACAGCATGTCTTACAGAGTTCAGGTGCTGCACAACAGAAGACAAGCACCCCGATTTCCCAAGGACAGCAGAAAAAGGGACAGGAGAATATATCAGAATCTTGGGATCCTGATCATTCGGGAAGTCCAAACCTGAACCTCCACAAGAATCTCACATTGCTCGTCCAGATCTTTAAACACTATGCTCAGAAAGTTCGGGAGCTGGAGGAGGCGCTTAAAGTTGAGCAAGGACGAGGCCTTAAGGGAGGTGATGGGCAAAATCCTGAGGATGTTGCCCAGTTGAGGAGCTTGCAGAGGGCCCTTAAAGAGAAGCAGAAAATGTGTCAGAAGCTGGAGGAGAAACTGGCTACAGCTCAGTCCATCATTGCTCTGCAGGGCTCATCCAAGAGGGACAAAAACTCAGAGCGACGCAAAG CACCTCACGGTGAACGGGATGATAAAGGCATTCAGGTGGATGCACAGGACCTCGGCTACGAGACAAGTGGAAGGAGTGAGACGGAGGTGGAAAGAGAGGAGGGCAGTAGTACAG ATGTAGATGGTGTTGTTGGTTTGGACCCCGCTCTCTCTGGATTCACCTCAGCAGACAATCTGGACACTACAGCATCCAGCCCGTCTTATCCGAGCTCCCCTGATCTTAGCTCTCCCCGGCCACACGACCCAAAATCTGGCCCCAAATCTGCCCACATTGATGAGCTCTTGCAACTCAGGGCACAAGTTGAAAGTCAACATAAGGTCATTGCACATCTCCGGCGACTGCTGCCCAAGAAATATCCGACTTCCAAGGTTCTGAGTGTGACCTCTGGCACTGCAAGCtgtgaggaagaagaggaaagaGCAGCAACGAAGGCTCAGATTTCCCATCTACCCACTGAACTGGAGAGAGAGCATACCATCAACAGGAGTAATTGTAATTCTCCATCCAA GATGGAGTCTCTGGTCCAGTCTCAAGCACGAGAGTTGTGTGAGTTGCGTGAACAAATTAGAGTCTCGCGTACACTCGGTGTTCAACAGCGCAGACAGTTGCTGGAGCTTCGAGAGGCACTAGAGGATCTGATGCAACCCAACGATAGGCAGAGCACCCCGTATGCAACACTCCAGAAACACCTGGACCGGAGTCTCTGCCTATTCGATAAACTGGATCAAG CAGAAAAAGACGACCGTGTAGAAAAAGACGAGCCTCTAAGCCGAGAGCTAGCTCAGAG GTTAACTACAGAGCTTCAGGAAAAGGAGAAGCTCATTCAGCAGCTAAAGGATCAGCTGCATGGCAAAGTTTACAGTATGCATCAGGAATTGGAATCTGAGATGAGTGACAGGATGTCTAACGACAGCACTGTTTCTGTACACGACAGCCTGCACGAGTTTCACACACCCACCTCCAGGAGAGCAACTGAAG gcatGAAGAAATCCAGTGTCAAGTGTGTTCCTGACGCTGAACCCCGACCTTCACCTGTCTGTGTGGAAGATGACTTGAATAGGTCTCGTTGCGATGAGGCAAATCTTTTTAATCTACAATGTGATAACGGCCGTCTGCAAGAACAACTGAGAAAGAGTGAAGAGCTTAATGCCACACTGAGGAGTGAGCTTGACCTCACTCACTCCATCCTTGCgcacacacagagtcagagcCCCACGGAAACCAAACATGCTCACACTCAGAGCAGCTCATTAGTTACACACTCCCAGAGCCAAGCTCCAGATAGCCAGCAGGCTCAACAGGAAGCAGCCCATGCAAGCATCagcccag ATTTGTTAATGGAGCACCTCCAGGAAGTTCGAGCTCTACGTCAGCGTCTGGAGGAAACAATACGCACTAATGAAAGACTCCGAGAGCAGCTAGAAAGAAAACTTCAGCAGGCTGAGAGAGACCCAG cAGATACACACATCTTTATTTCTGGGTCACAAGATTCGACTAAGCTGAATAGTGATGTGCGTTACCTTTGGGCTCAGAACCACACACTTAAAGAACAGCTAAACCAGGCAGCCAgag acaAACAGAAGGAGAATGACTGTTTGAGGGAGACTTTGTCCAGACGCACTGCCAAACTTGAGCTCAGCAGAAAAGAGTGTGAAACCTTGCGTGAGGAATGCGCACACTTGCAGAACAGCCTGTTCAG GTTGCAGTGTGAGCAAAATCTCCAAAAGCAGCAGTTGGCAGACACACAACAGCTTCTACAATCTGTACAAGTTGAACTTCAAGTGCACGAACAGATCAGGAGCTcaatacacacccacacag AGGAGCGTGGTGGTTCTGAGTCCTCTGAAGTGGATCTAAGGGAGTTATTGAGTGAAGTACGAAGTCTGCGTCTGCAGCTGGAGAGAAGTATCCAGACCAACACAGCGCTGAGACACAAACTGGAACAACAACTAGTCAGCCAACCAGATCCTCCATCTACTATCAATATCAACTATCTACTCTCTCAAGCAG ATGAAGGAGTTAACTCAGAGATGCTACGCCAGCATTCACACACAGACCTGTCTAGCGTTGCATATG ACAGTGGAAGCTCTGAGCAAGGTGGTTCTCCGACTTTGTCCCGCCTGGTTCCCGGTCACCGACTGTGGGCAGATCGTCACGGGCGTCATGTTCTAGGCCTTATAGAGGATTACAGCGCTCTCAGCAAACAGATCAGAGAGGCCAAGAGAATCACTGCAGCCATGGATCAACAACTGCAGGACAGG ttggtgGAATGTGCAGGTTTTTCGGGCAGTGTGAGCACCATGCAGCAGGTGCTGGAGGAAGCTGGGCGACTGCTAAAACTGCTCTGGCGAGTATCACTTCCTGCaggagaccacacacacacacagcag